ATACCATTTATTGATTGTTATATCCACGGCATTTGTATAAGCAGGCCACGAGCAGGATTCTTCGCATCTTTGAAATTGCAGCATACCCGCAGGCGCGGTATCAACAGACACCAGCAAAGCATATGACTTTGACCCTATGCCGTTTATTCCGTTATGCCTTATCATTATCATCGCATCCGAACCCATATATTCGGCTGTACCAAAGCCAATTTTAAAATCAGAATATATAATGGAGTCACAGTAATTATTATTGTCATCTATAAGCAGCATGGGATATTGTGTATTCAGCGCGTCACCCCTTATCACCCTGTTGCCTGTATTACATGCATCTTCCACATACCATGTTCCATTTGTGCCATTATATGGCATAAAAGACCACCCTGTAGGGGGTGTTGCTGTATAAGTTCCCAAAGGGGTATCTTCAAAAGTCCTTATCGCTCCAAGTTCAATACCTCCGCTTAGGTCATAATTAATAGTATACGTCAGCATCTCCCCGTTGTAGACATTTGCAGGATTTGTCGAAACCGTTAAAGTTCTCTCTTCTATTGGATTAACCATTACTGATGTTGATGACATTTCATCCGAAATTCCTGCCATTGAACCGGTTACAGCACACGAATAGTTAATGCCCACAGGAGCATCAGCTGTCATTTTCATCACAACCCAGACTTTACCTTCTTTTTTGTCGATTGTCCCCGTAATATCAGAAAACTGCCATGTGATTGTCCCTGATGTTACCCCTATTGCCGGCGCGTTTACGCTGCCGCCGGTTATTGAAACAGGGCCGTAACTTACAAGTTCTAAATTTCCGACGCCCGGAAGCGGTATCGCAGCACTTAATGCTCCGTTTGTATATGAATAATCCGCGTTGAACATCACCAAATCCCCGGCTTTACGAAGTATCCCTTCGCTTTTCATCGTTATATTCATATCAGGAGGAGGCACAGCCGGCGTCCAGGTAAGGGATTCTGACGAACAATCAGCCGCAATATCCCAGTCAGATTCTCTTAAAGCAAAATTTTTCATCACCAGATGAAGATACATCTCTGAAACATTACATTCCGGATACATGCCTTTATCGGGAATATGTATTACAAATTCTTTTACGTAACTCTGCCCTCCTTCATTCATGCAATCCATACAGGGCGTCGACGCCATCCATCCGTTTGGCGTGTTTGCAAGGTAATCTATATCTCCGCCCGGCGCGGCAGCCGGCCTTGCGGTTGCGACATCAACTCCCTTTTCACTTATCACAAATATCTGCCCTTGCCCGGACAACGAAGCATTAACTTTTTCCGGCTTACTGCTTATTGCAAGCGCCATCTGGCAGTCATCATAAAGTTCCGAACAGTAATCTATTGTGACTGTTACTGTATCACCAAAAAAAGGATTTGCAGGGTTCATGGTCACAGAATTTATTTTTGGTTCCGCGAAAATATTTGCGGCCAGCATTATGAACGCCGCAAGAATTAATATCAGTGCTTTTTTTATCTTCATTTTATTTCCTCCGTTATTGCTTTATTATTACCCTTGCCTATATGACAGAATACAGCTTAAATTAGTTCCAATTATTCCAGCAGCATATCCAGGCTTATCCTGTGGGTGGCGCCAAGCGTATCAAAGGGCTGATACGCGTAGGCAAATTTTACTTTTTCTAAAAGCACCCCTATTCCTATACTTAAATTAGCGGAATCATGCCTGAAGCCGTACCCTGCCCTGGCACACAGTATCTTAAACATTGTGCATTCCGCACCCAAATCAAGCGTGGGAAGTTCATCTTTTATCCACAGCCGGTTCACGTCAACCGAAGCCCTTATGTTTAATTCCTGCGATATATCATATGAAGTGCTGACACCGGCTTTTATGTTTATCGGCATTGTATCCGCTATTTTAATATACGCCTGCTGCCAGCCGATGTTCTGCACGGCTATCCCGCCGTAAGTGTCCGGGTTGGACCCTATTTTTACCATTGCCCCCGCGTCCACCGCAAACCCTATCTTGTCGTAAATGTACAGTTTGCTGTAAAAGAATTTAAAGGTTGCGCCCGCGTATATGCCCGCAAAAACGGGCTGAGCGTATGAAATTAAACCCATCACGTCATAATTTTCCACATTGCCGCATTCATCCCCAAATTCATCTATTTCAACAAAATCAAAGGTATAATCAAGAAAAACCCCTACTGAAGTAACCGCACCGTTTTGAAGCGGGATTACAAGCGCGCCGTATTCATAATTGGTATCGGCAAACGAGGCAAAGTGAGAAAGCGTGATTTCCATAAGTTTTAAATCCGCGATGCCCGCGGGATTAAACAGAAGCGAATTGATGTCATGCGGTACGGCGCAGTAAGCGCCGCTGAAAGAAGCGGCTTTGGCAGGAGGCGATATCCTTAAAAAATCCGGACCCACGCCGCCGGCGGCAAATAACGACACGCTTAAAAACAAACACAAAAAAACGCATGATAAGCGCCTTATCCCCGCCATTTATCCCTCTTTGTTTTTAATTGAATACTTTATTATCTTATGACAGCCGCTTTTATCTTTTTTTCCGCCAGCGGCGTCTTTATGTAAACTGTGTAAATCCCCGAAGCTGCCGCGCGCCCGCCATCATCTTTTCCGTCCCATGTAAATTCATAAGCGCCCGCGGGTTTTTTTTCGTAAAAATGCACCACCGGCTGCCCTGTCCTGTCGTATATCCTTATTTCCACCTGCCCCAAATCATCCAGCCTGTATTTTATAACAAACTTCTCTCCCTTGACAGCGTTAATTACATTATTCCTGACTTCTATTTCAGCAGGCGTGGGGGTTACAACTATTTTTTTATCAGAAGCGGCGGCAACAACCGGCGCGTCAGATATTTCATTACTGCCTTTTAATGCGATTGGGAGTTTTTCATCCACAAACTGATTTACCTGCGGAATGTCTTTTGGCTCTTCCTTTTTTATATCTTCCTTAACCGGCTCTGCCGACACAATACGCGTTTCGCCTTCAGATTTTTTCTGTGTGACATATGTAACGGCTTTTTTTGTCTTTTTAGTCTGCTGTTTTTCCGTGATTTTAACCGCAGGTTCTCCCGATGCGAATTCAACTTTTTTATCCTCAACAATACCCGGATTCATTACAAATAACCCGAATATCACAGCAGCCGCAAATGCCGCTGCCGGCACGGCAAAAACAGGCCGTTTTATATACTTTATAACCCTGTCAATTACAGACGGAGACTGCTCCCCGATTTTATCCCAAACCTTTAAATTAAAATCAGCGGGCAGTTTTGGCTCTTCTTTCATATCAGAAAACACGCTTTTAAGCGCAAGCACCGCTTTATATTCCAAAGCACATTTTTTACATGTTTTGACGTGCGTTTTTACTTCACCCTCTTCAGCAGCGCTTATATTGCCTTCTATTAAGCTGTTAATCAATCCGTTTACCTTTTTACAGCTCATTTCGTTCACCTAACTTTCTTGCCAGTTTTTGTTTCAGTTTTTCCCTTGCCCTTGAAAGCTTTGACTTTACGCTTCCCAGCGGAATTTTAAGAACTTTACTTATTTCATCATATTCCATTCCTTCTAAGTCCCTAAGTATAACCACGCTTCTTTCCGCGGGTTCAAAACCTTCCATGGCTTCCATCACGCATTCGCGCAGCTGCTTCTTTTCTGCCAGTACATCCTGCCCTTCGCGGACATCCGCCACATCCACCGGGTCTTTATCGCGGCTTTCGTCCCCGCTTATGGAGTCGGTTTCATAATATTTTCTGCGTTTTAACGTATCCAGCCGGTTTATGCACATGTTCACCGCCACCCTGTAAAGCCAGGTGGACAGTTTGGAGTCAAATTTAAAAGAGCCAATTTTCTCATACGCTTTGCAGAAGACTTCCTGCGCCATGTCGCACGCTTCTTCATTGTTTCTCATATACTTCAGGCAGACAGACGCAACCGTCCTTTTATACGCTGTAATTACCCTGTCAAAAGCCTGCCTGTCTCCGCGAACCGCCTTTTTTATTTCCTGTTCGTTCAGTTCTTCCATTTATCCCTCATTTAATCGGACAGAATCCGCCCAAAATAAGTTCCGGTTATTTTTAGCCCCGCCAATTACCATAAAATGCTTTCCTATTATATAACAATACACTGTTAAATTAACAGATGAAAAGAACACCTTTTTCCCCGTGCGGCAGAATATAACAAAATATCTCAATATTTGGCTTTATGCAGGTTAGTTTTTATGCTAAAATAACTTAAATTTTTTACAACTTACAGGAGGAAATATAGATGAAACTTATGGATTTTAATGTGTTACCAAATCTGCCGGAGAAGCTTAAACCGCTTCTGGACCTTGCTTACAACGTATGGTGGGCGTGGGATTCAGAAGCGTTTGCCCTTTTCAGGGACATTGACCCGGACTTATGGTCACAGACATCACACAACCCGGTTAAGCTGCTTTACAGGGTGCAGCAGGAAAAACTTGAGACAATTGCAAATGATGAAGGTTTTATCTTCCGCATCGAAAACGTCCTTAAAAAACGCAATCAGTACATGTCCAGGCCCTGCTGGTACGACAAAATAAAGAACAATCTGCCAAAAGATTATCAGATAGCGTATTTCAGCGCTGAATTCGGGCTTGCGGAATGCCTGCCTATTTATTCCGGCGGCCTTGGCGTCCTTGCGGGCGACCATTTAAAATCCGCTTCTGACCTTGGACTTCCTTTTATTGCGGTTGGCCTTCTGTATTCACAGGGCTATTTTCACCAGTACCTGACAACCGACGGCTGGCAGCATGAAAAATACGTAACGCACGATTACAATACGGCTCCCGTGAAACAGCTTAACAAAGCAGACGGCAGCAGCATTATAATTGAACTGAAGATGCCCCACGGCATTGTAAAGTTCGCGCTGTGGAAGGTTCAGGTGGGACGCATAAGCCTTTACCTTTTAGACACAAATATTCCGGAGAACAGCCACGCTGACCGTGATATCACTTCCAAACTTTACGGCGGCGACCTTGAAATGAGAATAAAACAGGAATACCTGCTTGGCATCGGCGGTATGATTGCGCTGGACGCCCTTGGAATTAAGCCCACTGTAACGCACATGAACGAAGGCCATTCTTCATTTTTAGCGCTGGAGCGCATAAAGATGCTAATGGAAAAAGAAAAACTTTCATTCAACGAAGCAAAAGAAATTGTCGCGGCCAGCAGCGTGTTTACCACACATACCCCTGTCCCCGCCGGAAACGACAGATTTCCGCAGGAAATGATGGAAAGATATTTAAAAACCTATGTGGAACACTCCCTTAAAATATCATTTGAAGAGTTTATGAAACTGGGGCGCGTGTATCCGGAAGACAAAAGCGAATGGTTCTGCATGACCGTGCTTGCCCTTAAGCTTTCGCACTTTAATAACGGCGTGTCAAAACTGCACGGCCGCGTATCGCGCGATATGTGGAAAGACATCTGGACAGGAGTGCCTGTGGAGGAAGTCCCCATAGGATACATCACCAACGGTATTCACATGAACAGCTGGATATCAAAAGAAATGTCAGACCTTTTCTTCCGTTATCTTGGCACACGCTGGGTGGACGCGCCTGACGAACACGAAATATGGAAAAAAGTGGACGAGATTCCGGACACGGAACTGTGGAGCACGCATGAACGCAGAAAAGAAAGGCTTGTGGAATTTGTCCGCAGAAAACTTAAATCACAGTTAAAAGCGCGCGGCTCTTCAAAAGAAGAAATAGACGGCGCCGGCGAAGTGCTTTCTTCAGACGTTTTAACGATAGGATTCGCCAGAAGGTTTGCCACTTACAAAAGGGCTACCTTAATGATGCGCGACATTGAAAGGCTTAAAGCTATACTTACCAACAAACACATGCCTGTACAGATAATATTTGCAGGCAAAGCTCATCCCAAAGACGATGCCGGCAAAGAGTTCATAAAACAGATAATTCACATTACCGAAAAAGAAGGGTTAAGAAACCACATAGTCTTTGTTGAAGACTATGACCTTAACACCGCCCATTATCTTGTTCAGGGAGTGGACGTGTGGATGAACAACCCCAGAAGGCCGCTGGAAGCAAGCGGTACATCGGGCATGAAGGTTATTTTCAACGGCGGATTAAACTTTTCAGTGCTTGACGGCTGGTGGGACGAGAAAGCGGATGCGGACAACGGCTGGTGCATAGGCCGCGGCGAAGAATATGAAGATATAGCTTATCAGGACGCTGTGGAAGCTAATTCCATTTATGACACGCTTGAAAACGACCTTGTCCCTCTTTATTACAAACACGGTAAAGACGGATTGCCGCATGACTGGATAAAAAAGATGAAAACATCCATTGCCACCCTTGGCCCCGTATTTAACACAAACAGGCAGGTAATGGAATATACTGAGATGTTCTATAAACCCGCCGGGCTTAACTACGCCAAACTTGCCGGCAGCGGGCTTGACAAACCAAAGAACATAAGCAAGTGGAAAGAAAAAATAGCTTCTAAATGGGACGCGGTAAAAATAACTTCCGTAAGTTCCGGTGATTCTTCCGCGATTAAAGTAGGCGGTTCGCTTAAAATAAACGCGGAACTTGAAAGCGGCGGATTAAACGCGGAAGACCTGCTGGTGGAAATTTATGCCGGCTATGACAGAGGCGGAGAAATACTGGAAGAAATAAAAACATTTGAAATGAAAGCCGTTTCAAATGAACACGGAAAAATAAAATACGAAAGCACCGTTACACCTTCCACTTCCGGTGCTGTAAATTATTCCGTAAGGGTAATGCCGGCGCATCCGGATGTAGCTTTTAAATTCCTTCCCGGTTACATTAAGTGGTACGAATAAAATAACATCTTACGGCAGGCGCCGTGCTTTTGCACGGCGCCTGTATATTAAGGAGGGTTTATAATGTCAATGAGATCCCCTAAAGAAATGAAAATGCAGGAAACAATTATTAAAACTTTAAAAACTATATATTTAAACCAGAAAGGCGCCGACGCCGTACTTACCAACATTGACAAAGCAGAAGCGGTGGTACAGGGATTATATCCGGACCTTATCGCTAAGGGAAACCAGACTTACACTTTTAAAGTGGAAACCGAAAGCACTGTTACAGACGGGTCCGCGATAGAGTGGAAAAGTTTTTCGGAGAAAATCGGCACATTTTACCTGCTTGTTCCCGAGCCGTTAAAACCCGAAGCACTTTCAATTATAAAAAAGCTTGCCATACCGCATATTGTGATTGCCACATATAAAATCGCGGATAACAAACTTAAATTTAACAACCTGCCATAGTAAAAAACTATCAAGTCACTTTTGTGCTGATTATTTGTTCTGACCGCATTTTTTAAAGCAGGCGTTATAAAGATGGAGTGACGGATGCACAGAGGGACAGATGGACGGAAGTAAAGCAAAGCAGATGCTTGGACGCTTGGATGGTTAGAGGGTTGGCATACAAAGCCGGGGGACAAAAGTAAATACAAATAACAATTCAACTGCCGCGCCCTAAAGGGACGCGCCTACCAAGGCATAAAAACAAAACATCAAAACAAAACCCGTATGTGTTGTTGCGGGTTTCAAAACAGGGGTTGGGTGTGTTTTTTCAGTGCGTGCCGCGTAAGTATACTGTATATGCAGCAGGGACGGTTTAATGCCGCGCCGGCAAATCCGGATGTACCGCAAGGCCACGGTTGCCAATGACGTTAACACACCGGCGGATTCAGATTTATTTGAATACAAGAACACCAATTTGCGGCGCGTGCTGAAAAAATATACCCAATCCCTGTAAAACCGGATGCTTGGATGCTTAGAGGCTTGGACGTTTGGTAAAAGCAATTATAAAAGGCAAATACAACTGCCGCGGGCTGAAGACCCGCGTCTACCAAATCTAAACCAAGCCGCTGAACTGCTTCTTTTTATTTTGTTATTATGGCTTTACAGTAGGCATCAAGCGCGGACAGCGCTTCTTCTATCCCTTTTATTTTTACATTCAACACGCCCTCTTTAAGCGATACTCCCTTAACCCCGGCTTTTGAAAGTTCCCTTGGTCCTATAGAAGGCTTATCATACCATACAATAAACATTTCATTTTCATTTACGGATATTTCATCCGCCGCAAGCAGCCTGCCGGCAATTTTTAATTTTAAAACATAAAATATATTCTGCGCTTCCTGCGGCATTTTTCCCCAGACATCTTCAACCTGTTTTTTTACGGTTTCCGCTTCATCCGTGCTCTGCGCCGCGAAAATTCTGCGGTATATCCTTACCTTTTCGCCGGTATCCCATACGTATTCATCCGGTATGTGCGCTTCAAAATCTGTTTTTATTTTTGTATCCTTTTCCGGCACATGCACTTCGCCTTCAAGTTCAGCCACCGCCTCTTCCAGCATCCTGCAATACATTTCAAAACCTATCTTTTCCATGTAACCGTGCTGTCTTGTGCCAAGTATATTTCCGGCGCCGCGCAGTTCAAGGTCGCGCATAGCAATGGAAAAACCCGCGCCCGGATCCACATAACTTTCAAGCGTTTTTAACCGCTCCCTTGCGGTTTCTGTCATGCCCCTTACATCCGCCACCATCATATACGCGTACGCCTGCCTGTCGCGGCGGCCCACCCTGCCCCTTAACTGATAAAGCTGGGACAGCCCAAACCTGTCCGCGCTGCTTACTATTATTGTATTCACATCCGGCATATCAAGCCCGGACTCCACTATTGTTGTGGTAATCAATACGTCAAATTTTTTATTTAAAAAATCTTCCATCAGGTGTTCCAGCTCGCCTTTATCCATCTGCCCGTGCGCGGTTTTAAAACGTATTTCCGGCAATAATTTCTGAAGGTTCTCTTTTGTTTTTTCCAGTGTCCTTATGCTGTTGTGCACGTAAAACACCTGGCCTTTTCTTAAGACTTCCCTTAAAATTATTTCACGCAGCACCTGCATGCGTTCCTGTATAATTACAGTCTCTATGGCTTTTTTTCCGGGCGGCGGCGTCTGTATTATGCTTATATCCCTTATGCCGGAGAGGGAAAAATACAGCGTCCTTGGAATAGGCGTGGCGGTCAGCGTTAATAAATCAGCTGACGGATATTTTTGCCTTAAGTTTTCTTTATTCTTAACCCCAAAATGCTGCTCTTCATCTATTATCACAAGGCCGGGGTTTTTAAATTCCACAGAAGCGGATAACACCGCGTGAGTGCCTATAAGAATATCAACTTTACCCTCTTTTAACCGCTGTAGGATTATTTTTTTATCGGAAGCTTTTACCAGCCTTGAAAGCATATCCACTTTCACGGGATAATCCGCCATTCTTTCCCTGAAAGAATTCAGGTGCTGCGCGGCCAAAAGCGTGGTGGCGGTAAGCACAAGCACCTGTTTGCCGTCGTTTACCGCTTTAAAAGCGGCGCGCATCGCCACCTCTGTTTTGCCAAAACCCGCGTCCCCGCATACAAGCCTGTCCATCTGTTTTTCTTTTTCCATGTCCGCCATCACGTCATTTATGGCTTTTGCCTGGTCCGGTGTTTCCTCAAAGATAAACGCATTTTCAAAAGCTTTTACCGTGGAGTCAGATAAGCTGTACTTTATACCCGAAGAAGTTTTTCTGGACGCGTAAATCCTTAAAAGCTCCGCGGCCATTTCTTTCATCTCCCGCTCTATTGCCTCTTTTGACCGCCTGAAAACCTGTGTCCCAAGTTTGGACAAAACCGGTATTTTATCCGACCCCGTATATTTATCTATAAGGTCTATCTTGTAAATGGGAATATACAATTTATCATCGCCGAAATACTTTATATAAAGAAAGTCCCCGATTATTCCGTCAAAGTTCATATTGCGCACGCCTTCAAACACGCCTATGCCGTGCTCCCTGTGCACCACATAATCGCCTTTTTCCAGGTCAGTGTAATGCTTTAACGCTTTTAAGTTTTTGTCTTTTACCCCGCTTAAAACCTTGCCTTTATACCTGTCAAAAATTTCCCTGTTGGAAATAACGCACAGCTTAGCTTCCGCAAAGACAAAACCCCTGTATATGTCGCCGTTTATAAATTCAACATGCGGCACCGGGCGCTCTTTTTCACGCGCTTTTTTTATTATTATCTCTTTCAAATGCTCCGTTTCCCCCTGATTGTCAGAGGCAATATATATGGAATTTTTCTTTGTTTCCTGCGCAATCAGATAATCAAAAAGCCGGTCCATATCACGTTCAAATACGGGATTATTTGCCGCTTTTAAAGTTTGTGCTTTATTAACAGCCGATGTTTCATATACTTTAAGTTTTGGATACTTTTTTATTTTTTTTAAGATTGTCCTTATGGTAAAAATATTTTTTTCCGCGTCTTTCGGGTCAATGTATCTTTCTATCTTTCTTATTTTTTCAAGAATCTCCCCTTTTAACCCTTCCAGCCCGTCGGTAATTACCACGGTATCGCTGCCGTTTAAATATTCAAGTATGGATGTATGCCCCCTTCTTGCCGCCCCTCCCGGGTTAAAAACAAACAGCTCCGCTTCATTTACCGAATGCGTGGTGTCAAAAGTATCCGGCGAGAAATAGCGCACAGATTCCACCGTATCGCCGAAGAATTCTATCCTTACCGGATATTCGCCGCCCGGCGCGAACACGTCAAGTATGCTGCCCCTTACGCTGTATTCAAAACACTCGGATGCTTTTACGCATCTCTCGTACCCGTTGCTGTTAAGCGATTTTATTATTTCTTCCATTCCCGCGCCGGCGCCGGCTTTAATGTTAAACATATACCGGGATATCTCTTCCGGCGGCGCTATTTTTTCAGAAACGGCATTTATATCAGTAATTATTATTTTCCTTCCCTGCGACAGCATCAGTTTTATTGCCGCCGCCCTTTCCCTGGAAACTTCACGGGACGCTTTTAACTGTGTATAAAGCAGGCTGTCATCTTCCGGGTACGCCGCAATCCGCGCGGTATGGTTAAAAATATTTTTTAAACTTAGCATTTCGCCGAAGAGAGGGTATATATTTTCAGATGATGTAATCACCACAAGATTTTTATTTACAGCGGATGCCAGATATGAATACAGCACAGCCTTAAAAGACGGGTTCACTGAATCTGCCAGACAGTCTTTGCCGGCAGAAAGTTTTAACGCGGTGTTTTTTAGCCCTGCTGACCTTTCAAGGGCGGATAACATTGGATATCAGCTGCTGCAGCGGAAGGTCCAGCTTAAAATAAATTACAGCCCACATAAAAACATTAGCCTGAATTCCGGCTATTACGTCATCTATCATTATGCCGGTACCGCCGGGGAGAGATTCTGACTGCCTTGCAGGAAAAAGTTTTATTATGTCAAAAAAACGCGAAGCGAAAAAACCTATTATCATCCTTGAATCCGTATAAGGTATAAACATCATAGTCACCATATAGCCCGCCACTTCATCTATTACCACCCGTGACGGGTCTTTCTTTCCGTGTATCACAATCGCGTAATTGGAAGCCCATATACCGGCAAGCACCAGTATTACAGTAATTATTACGTATGGCGCGGGGTGCATATCACGCAGAAAAAACCAGTACACGGGAAGAAACGCGAAAGTGGCCACAGTGCCGGACGCCTTGGGCGCGTAGCCGGTATAAAAAAACGAGGTAAAAATTATTATAAGTTGCCTCATTACAGCTCACTTTCAAAAATTGATTTATTCTTGAAAAAATATTCCATACCGGAAATAAGGGAAAAAGAAGCCGCTATGAAGAAAAGGATGTACGGAATAACCTTAAGCATCCAGGTATCCTGGCTGACATCCATAAGTTCCCCAGCGTTTATACCGTAAAATACAAGGGTCTTGTGTATGGATATTAAAAGAAGCGTGGCGGAAATAGCCGTCATTTCCGTGGCGGTCTTTAACTTGCCCCATTTGCTTGCCGCTATTATTTTTCCCTGCTGAGCCGCCATGGTCCTGATTCCGGATACAAAAAATTCCCTGCTGATAATTATTATCACCATCCACACCGGCGCCACCTGAAGGTGCACAAAACATAACAGGGCGGCAAGTACAAGTATCTTATCCGCCAGCGGGTCCATTACCTGCCCAAAAACACTTATTATGTTATATTTTCTTGCTAAATAGCCGTCAAAAAAATCACTTATGGCCGCGATTAAAAAAATACCCAGCGCCACATAATTCCACATAAGCCTTTCAGCCAGTATCGTCGGAATAAACGCAAACGTGATTATTATCCTGAACATTGTAATTCTGTTTGGAAGTTTCTTAAGATTCTCGCTTATCTGCATATTTCCCCTTTCAGGTCATAACCCTGTACGCCGGTTATTTTCACGTTACAGAAACTGCCGGATGATAACTTTTTAGAAGGCTTTATAAGCACATAACTGTCAATGTCCGGCGCGTTGCCCTGTGTGCGTGCGGCGTAAGTGTTATTATTTTTCATTCCCGCAATTAAAACTTTTACTTTTTTCCCGCGCAACGTTACTTTATTATATGCGTATTTTTCGGCTGAATCAACCATTAATATGTCACGCCTTCTCTCACACTCTTTTTTTGCGATTTTTCCTTTTAAAGTATAAGCATACGTGCCCGGTTCGTCAGAATACGCAAAAAAACCGGCCCTGTCTATCAAACCCTGATTTATAAACTCCCTAAGTTCGTTAAAGCGCGCCTTTGTCTCGCCGGGATATCCGGTGATAAAAGCGCTTCTTATTATTATGCCGGGCACCTGTTCTTTTAAATATGAAATAATGTCAATTATATCTTTTTTTCTGTAACCGCGCCTCATGCTTTTTAAGATATCATCATTAACGTGCTGGAAAGGCATATCAATATAACGGCAAAGCCTTTCATCTTTTTTCATTACTTTTACAACCCTTTTTATAATTTCAAGATCCGGATAAAGGTATAAAAGACGCAGCCAGAAATATTTTTTTGTTTTTTTAAGTATTGCTTCAAGCAGTTTATCCAGTTTCTTTTCGCCGTAAATATCCGCGCCGTAATATACAAGATCCTGCGAAATAAGGTTTATCTCTTTTATCCCCGACTGCGTCATACCGCGCGTTTCTTTTACAATATCTTCAATTGTCCTGCTTCTATACTTGCCTTTTATGAACGGGATGGTGCAGAAACCGCATTTATGGTTGCACCCTTCGGAAATTTTAACATACGCGGAATAAGAGTTTAAAAGAGCGGTGTGGTTTTTGCCTTTATAGATAAACGGCTTTTCATTTACAAATTCACCGCCTTTTTCCACCGCGATTTTTATACTTTCTATATTATTGACGCCCACCCATGCATGCACGCCCTTAAACTTTTCCTTTAAACCCTTTAAATCTTTGGAAACAAAACACCCCGCAACCACAACTTTTAAAGCGGGATTTTTTTTCTTTAGGGAAAGCATTTCCGTAATCGCGCCGGATGATTCTTCCCGCGCGCTTCTTAAAAACGCGCAGGTATTAATTAATATGACATCGGCATCAGACGGGTCTGTGGTTAAAAGGGCGTTATCAAGGCATGAAAGCATGCACTCTGTATCAACCGTATTTTTTGGGCACCCAAGGCTTATGACTCCAAGTTTCATATTAATACCCCTTGGGTGATAATTTATTTTTACGAACGGAAGTTCGTGAACTGCATATCAATTCCAAAATCCTTCTGCTTTAACTGCGCCATAACTTCCTGAAGGTCGTCAAGTTTCGGCCCTGACACCCTTACCACGTCTTTCTGGATGGAAGCCTGTATCTTTTTCAGCCCAAGCTCTTTTATATATTTCACTATATCTTTTGCCTTATCCTGCGGGATTCCGTCCTGTATGGCGATGTCCTGGTGCATTTTATCCATGCCGGTCTGGACAGGTTCTGAATCAGTAAGCGCCTTTACAGGAATGCCCCTTTTAATAAGCTTATTCTTA
This window of the Candidatus Goldiibacteriota bacterium genome carries:
- a CDS encoding YajQ family cyclic di-GMP-binding protein, with the protein product MAGDNSFDISSKVDMQEVVNAIDQALREITNRYDFRDSNTEIELKKEDKKITIKSTDDYKVRAANDVLKNKLIKRGIPVKALTDSEPVQTGMDKMHQDIAIQDGIPQDKAKDIVKYIKELGLKKIQASIQKDVVRVSGPKLDDLQEVMAQLKQKDFGIDMQFTNFRS